From a single Drosophila sulfurigaster albostrigata strain 15112-1811.04 chromosome 3, ASM2355843v2, whole genome shotgun sequence genomic region:
- the LOC133842179 gene encoding uncharacterized protein LOC133842179 → MIYLQWCCFCVDLRIGTFIVAISDVLMDLLFGIFIFIFGESGEPDLCHKLFCIFMLMHLISAVFLFLGALWLRPNCMLMYIMLTLVKILAMIILVISDVILVIWAPVIALYVIMFVLGIYYWLVAYSFYAALGGDLFI, encoded by the exons ATGATCTACTTGCAGtggtgttgtttttgtgtagaTTTGCGTATAGGCACTTTTATAGTAGCTATATCAGACGTACTAATGGATCTGTTATTTGGCATCTTCATCTTTATCTTTGGCGAATCGG gTGAGCCCGACCTATGCCACAAATTGTTCTGTATTTTCATGTTAATGCACCTGATAAGCGCCGTCTTTCTATTTCTGGGTGCTTTATGG CTACGTCCAAACTGTATGCTCATGTATATAATGCTAACATTGGTAAAGATATTGGCCATGATTATTTTGGTAATATCGGATGTAATACTCGTCATATGGGCGCCAGTTATAGCTCTATATGTTATTATGTTTG TTTTAGGCATTTATTATTGGCTCGTCGCCTATTCGTTTTATGCTGCACTCGGAGGAGATCTGTTCATTTGA
- the LOC133842178 gene encoding uncharacterized protein LOC133842178 isoform X2, with amino-acid sequence MVKIRLNACCFCISLRRGCIGIAFFDVIVNLLIILLGPQELISQPERAVCICHCIGCVMLLLGALISTVLLVFYLITSFVNTAILIICFIIQTVSNLTLRPYVLIFVVVLTAINVYFYIIAYSYYQQVNTPFEEDDEA; translated from the exons ATGGTCAAGATCCGTTTGAATGCCTGTTGCTTCTGCATCAGTCTTCGACGTGGATGCATTGGAATTGCTTTCTTCGATGTTATAGTCAATTTGCTGATCATCCTATTGGGCCCTCAAGAACTCATCTCACAGCCAGAGCGAGCTGTGTGCATCTGCCACTGCATCGGATgtgtgatgttgttgttgggcgcGCTTATT TCAACAGTGCTATTGGTGTTCTATCTAATCACCAGCTTCGTCAATACGGCCATTTTAATCATCTGCTTCATCATACAAACAGTTAGTAACCTGACGCTACGCCCGTATGTCCTCATTTTTGTAGTCGTTTTAACTG CAATTAAcgtttacttttatattattgcGTATTCGTATTATCAGCAAGTAAACACGCCCTTCGAAGAAGATGACGAGGCCTGA
- the LOC133842178 gene encoding uncharacterized protein LOC133842178 isoform X1: MVKIRLNACCFCISLRRGCIGIAFFDVIVNLLIILLGPQELISQPERAVCICHCIGCVMLLLGALIQSTVLLVFYLITSFVNTAILIICFIIQTVSNLTLRPYVLIFVVVLTAINVYFYIIAYSYYQQVNTPFEEDDEA; encoded by the exons ATGGTCAAGATCCGTTTGAATGCCTGTTGCTTCTGCATCAGTCTTCGACGTGGATGCATTGGAATTGCTTTCTTCGATGTTATAGTCAATTTGCTGATCATCCTATTGGGCCCTCAAGAACTCATCTCACAGCCAGAGCGAGCTGTGTGCATCTGCCACTGCATCGGATgtgtgatgttgttgttgggcgcGCTTATT CAGTCAACAGTGCTATTGGTGTTCTATCTAATCACCAGCTTCGTCAATACGGCCATTTTAATCATCTGCTTCATCATACAAACAGTTAGTAACCTGACGCTACGCCCGTATGTCCTCATTTTTGTAGTCGTTTTAACTG CAATTAAcgtttacttttatattattgcGTATTCGTATTATCAGCAAGTAAACACGCCCTTCGAAGAAGATGACGAGGCCTGA
- the LOC133842177 gene encoding mucin-5AC, producing the protein MGWWGKKKSTDEARSSSDLPPAALLDPRTKIHTTSAATETTNTAVQNSTIFDSNKNTVTYTHTRQTVTHTQQARVTEVITRRTPNQNELDELFAQMSMNGGTATKTTTNTSSKRSTPSSLYGVALRSTPSFKATAEARRSSTLVRMEQTTMSQKQGRSVTQHVETQRVAFKPTKPTWPPATTTTTKSSSTTALALKPLDRSYVSPYANKSGSLISSVSTNSFATKPAISTTTTTSIRPILSTPKNTVATSIWSTTPKPKTTATASIKPTLPTTNNVVSSRPYISLNPSTGAVPKKYSTSISSKDAQGEFKPSTPIIQSTVPKKKLKAAEVVIFNHEKFDNQNEFREGSAEDVKVLEKTFKALKCSVKIVSNATLDEVRSNVRKLEQKNFSERSALVLVLLSHGQRNDTLAARDGDYRIDDDVVFPIVSNRTLQNKPKILFVQACKGSREIGTFKTDSAQPHGSPSEILKCYSTYEGYVSYRYDDGTPFIKILCETLSKKPKVDIATIMEEVRLLVKTYTKDAQIPTVTTSLTTKYVFGDYT; encoded by the exons ATGGGTTGGTGGGGCAAAAAGAAATCCACGGATGAGGCGCGAAGCAGCAGCGATCTGCCACCAGCGGCGCTGCTGGATCCACGCACCAAGATCCACACAACCAGCGCTGCAACGGAAACCACGAACACAGCTGTGCAGAATTCAACCATATTCGACAGCAATAAGAACACCGTAACCTACACTCATACTCGTCAAACGGTGACGCATACGCAGCAGGCGCGTGTGACGGAAGTGATAACGCGTCGCACACCAAACCAGAACGAGTTGGACGAGCTGTTTGCACAAATGAGCATGAATGGTGGCACTGCCACCAAGACGACAACGAACACAAGCAGCAAGCGCTCGACACCATCGAGCCTCTATGGCGTCGCATTGCGATCGACGCCGTCGTTCAAGGCCACCGCGGAGGCGCGACGTTCCAGCACGCTGGTGAGGATGGAGCAGACGACAATGTCGCAGAAGCAGGGTCGCAGTGTCACCCAGCATGTGGAGACACAACGTGTGGCGTTTAAGCCGACCAAGCCAACCTGGCCACCGGCAACCACTACAACCACAAAGTCCAGCTCGACCACGGCGCTTGCCCTGAAGCCGCTTGATCGTAGCTATGTGTCGCCATATGCCAACAAATCGGGAAGTCTGATCAGCAGCGTGTCCACCAACTCCTTTGCGACCAAGCCAGCGAtctccacaacaacaaccacgagCATTAGGCCGATACTTTCCACTCCAAAAAACACTGTTGCCACTAGTATCTGGTCAACGACCCCGAAACCAaaaaccacagcaacagcgagCATAAAACCAACTCTGCCCACAACCAACAATGTGGTCTCTTCAAGGCCCTACATTAGCCTGAATCCCAGCACAGGTGCAGTGCCCAAGAAATACAGCACTTCGATTAGCTCTAAGGATGCTCAGGGCGAGTTCAAACCCTCAACGCCAATCATTCAATCAACTGTGCCGAAGAAGAAGCTAAAGGCCGCAGAGGTTGTCATCTTCAATCACGAGAAATTCGACAATCAGAACGAGTTTCGCGAAGGCAGCGCGGAGGATGTTAAAGTGCTGGAAAAAACATTCAAGGCTCTCAAATGCAGCGTGAAAATCGTTTCCAACGCCACATTGGACGAGGTCAGAAGCAATGTTCGCAAGC TGGAGCAGAAGAACTTTTCTGAACGTTCTGCATTGGTACTTGTGTTGCTGAGTCATGGTCAGCGCAATGACACCTTGGCCGCCAGAGATGGTGATTATAgaattgatgatgatgtcgtCTTTCCTATTGTAAGCAATCGTACGCTGCAGAACAAGCCGAAGATCCTGTTTGTGCAGGCCTGCAAAGGTTCTAGAGAGATTGGAACATTCAAGACCGATTCCGCACAG CCACATGGTAGTCCAAGCGAGATTCTCAAATGCTACAGCACCTATGAGGGATATGTCTCCTATCGGTACGATGATGGCACACCCTTCATAAAGATTCTCTGCGAAACGCTCAGCAAAAAGCCAAAGGTTGACATTGCCACCATCATGGAGGAAGTTCGCTTGTTGGTTAAAACCTATACCAA GGATGCACAAATACCAACTGTGACCACATCACTGACCACAAAATACGTATTTGGAGATTATACATAA